The following proteins are encoded in a genomic region of Oncorhynchus kisutch isolate 150728-3 linkage group LG18, Okis_V2, whole genome shotgun sequence:
- the LOC109909443 gene encoding zona pellucida-like domain-containing protein 1 → MLFPNSCHKDPQTTVFENGKSQMGRFAFEVFRFVKHRHQKMSTVFLHCVTKLCRVDDCVLLMPICGHRRRRDVEDSLESRPSSGDAIITAGPIITRIDETPMNNSQLAASSGHSLPLNPVTSALLSGVVILGVFSLGFFLLSLRLLRRPRLPTATPSGAWNPGFK, encoded by the exons ATGCTCTTTCCAAACAGCTGCCATAAAGATCCACAGACAACTGTTTTTGAGAATGGGAAGAGTCAGATGGGTCGTTTTGCCTTCGAAGTGTTCCGTTTTGTCAAACACAGACACCAGAAGATGTCCACTGTGTTTCTGCACTGTGTCACCAAGCTGTGTCGGGTAGATGACTGTGTCCTGCTCATGCCG ATCTGTGGCCATCGGCGTAGGAGGGACGTAGAGGATAGCCTGGAGTCTAGGCCGTCGTCTGGGGATGCCATCATCACTGCTGGACCCATCATTACCAGGATTG ATGAAACTCCAATGAATAACTCACAACTTG CTGCATCGAGTGGCCACTCCCTCCCGTTGAACCCAGTGACCAGTGCTCTGCTGTCAGGTGTGGTCATTCTGGGCGTGTTCAGTCTGGGCTTCTTCCTGCTCTCGCTCCGCCTCCTCCGTAGACCCCGTCTCCCTACAGCCACACCCTCAGGAGCATGGAACCCTGGCTTCAAATAA